CGTGGGGGATGCGGCGGAGCTGGAGGACGGGGAGCAGCTGGCAGGGCAAGCCCAGGCGGTGACGGCGGGTGAGGAGGAGCGGCGCCCGGGGTCCGCGAAGGCGGTGGCGCTGGCCCTGGAGGTGGAGAACGGCGTGGGGCGCCCCCTGCGCGTGCGCGCGGGCGGCACCTTCTACATCAACCAGATCGACCTCCGCGCCTTCGTCCAGTCGACGCGTGACGAGGGCCTGAGGACGCTGCGCACCAACAGCGACTTCGCGGGCCTGGGCTGGAGCGGCGTGCGGCAGGTGGACCAGGAGTCCACCGGCCTGGGCGCGCCCTTCACCCGCCGCCGCTTCTACCGGGACGCGGCCTGGATGGACGTGCCCAGCGTCTTCACCGTGGAGCCGGTGGACCGGTTCGGCCGCCTCACGGGCCTGCCGGTGCTCTTGAACGTGGGCAGCGAGTACGACCGCCGCCCGAAGACGGACGACTTCTTCGTGCGCCGCTTCCGCGCCATCCAGACGGCCACCGGCTGCACCACCCGGACGGACTGCTCCGCGTCCACCTCCTTCGAGGAGGAGGCCCTGGTGGAGCTGCGCAACGCGTATGACCACGCCAAATCGCGCACCCTCACCTTCCACCCGAACACGACCTCCCTGCGCCTGCGCTGGAGCCTGCGCCCGTTCGCGCCGTACTCCATCCCCGTGGAGCAGGTGAAGAACCCCGAGTACGCCTACGGCTTCAAGCTGGCGCTCGAGCCCCTCACCCCGCCCCGCGCGGACGGCACCTACGCCCCGGGCACCGAGATCTCCTTCCAGCTCACCCTGATGGACGGCGCGGGCAAGCCCCTGCACCCCAAGGGCGTGCTGCCGCCCTACAATGACGTGGCGCCGGACGGCACCGAGTCGGGCCTCAACTACTACCGCGCCTTCTTCGACGCGACGACGACGTACTACCGCCGCAAGCACCGCGAGCGCATGCTGATGACGCAAATCGTCGGGCCGGCGCAGAACGTCCAGCCCATCCGCTCCATCGTCGGCCTGGGCGCCTTCCTGGACCCCGACGTGGACGAGCAGGTGGTGGGCACGCTGGAGCGCGACGGCGTCTTCTCCCAGTTCGCCACCCTGCCCTTCTCCAACATCCTCTTCGGCGGCGCCTTCATCGACCCGAACCTCTGGAACGTCGTCAACACGGACACCTTCCAGTTCACCCTCCCCGCCAACGCCCCCGCGGGCACCTACCTGGTGACGGCCAAGGGCCGCCGCGTGTACCTGGGCGAGGACCTGCCGGGCTCCACCACCATCGAAATCCAGGTGGGCACGAAGCAGCGCACCCAGGCCACGCTCACCACCGGCCCCTGCACCAGCTGCCACAGCCAGGGAGGCGAGCTGAGCGAAGTCCTCCACGCCAACGACAACCGCGCCACCTGCGCCGGCTGCCACTCGCCGCTGGAGTTCGAGCTGGAGGGCCCCATCTTCGTGCGGACCCACTTCATCCACTCGCGCTCCAACCGGTTCGACGCGCCCCTGCACCAGTGCTCGTCCTGCCACCTGACGAAGGAGAGCATCCAGCGCACCAGCAAGGCAGCCTGCCTGTCCTGCCACAAGAGCTACCCGGACAGCCACGTGGAGAAGTTCGGCCCCATCGAGAGCATGTACGTGGGAGGTGGGCCGGAGTCGTTTAATCAATGCACCGGGGCCTGCCATAATCAGCACCCGGGCAGCGGCCTCTAGTCGCTTCCGCCCGTCACACCCCCGGAGGTCCTCCATGGCTCAAGTGAAGATGCAGACGGCCCGAACCACGCTGAAGGAGCCGGATGCCGCCGCGGAGGACCTCCTCAGCCAGCTGGGGGGCACCACCCCCAAGCTGGTGACGATGTTCGCCTCGCGTCAGCGAGACCAGGTGGCCCTCAACCGCGCGGTGCGCGCCAGGCTGCCCCCGGGCACGCGCCTCATCGGCGCCACCACCGCGGGCGAGCTGGACAACACCGGCATCCACGAGGGCAGCGTGGTGCTGGGCGCGCTGTCGGGTGACTTCGACATCGGCCTGGGCCTGGGCAGCGGCCTGTCCGTGGACGCCATCGGCGCGGGCGCCGCCGCCATCAAACGCGCCTGCGACGACCTGGGCGTGCGCCAGCAGGACCTGGACCCGCGCAAGTACGTGGGCCTCGTCATCGACGATGGCTTCCGCTACAAGAAGGAAGAGCTGCTGCTGGGCATCCTGGAGAAGAGCCAGACGCTGGTGCTCGTCGGCGGCGGCGCCAGCGACGACAACCGCGACCCGGCCCGCCAGTCCGCCCTCGTCCACGTGGACGGCGAGGTCGCCGGGGACGCGGTGCTGGTGGCCCTGTTCCGCACGAATGCCCCCTGGGCCGCCCTGCGCTCCCACTGGTACGTCCCCACCGGCGAGAAGCTCACCATCACCAAGGTGGACGAGAGCCACACCCGCGCCCTGGAAATCGACGGCCGGCCGGCCGCGAAGCGCTACGCGGAAATCCTCGGCGT
This DNA window, taken from Pyxidicoccus xibeiensis, encodes the following:
- a CDS encoding FIST signal transduction protein, with translation MAQVKMQTARTTLKEPDAAAEDLLSQLGGTTPKLVTMFASRQRDQVALNRAVRARLPPGTRLIGATTAGELDNTGIHEGSVVLGALSGDFDIGLGLGSGLSVDAIGAGAAAIKRACDDLGVRQQDLDPRKYVGLVIDDGFRYKKEELLLGILEKSQTLVLVGGGASDDNRDPARQSALVHVDGEVAGDAVLVALFRTNAPWAALRSHWYVPTGEKLTITKVDESHTRALEIDGRPAAKRYAEILGVEDVSQLEFGTPHGFAVRPTALRVGREYFIRAAWKPQDDGSILFANLLEEGTELELMKLGDMAGMTRSFFTDELPRRVQNPQAALLFHCGGRMWYASATNTVPQLAETLKAAPTAAGMNVHFEIYSGFHINTTLTTLVFGAN
- a CDS encoding cytochrome c3 family protein, producing MGGLGAPPACRDGSVSRKPLARAAGRSALLSSLTVLLLACGGQDVGDAAELEDGEQLAGQAQAVTAGEEERRPGSAKAVALALEVENGVGRPLRVRAGGTFYINQIDLRAFVQSTRDEGLRTLRTNSDFAGLGWSGVRQVDQESTGLGAPFTRRRFYRDAAWMDVPSVFTVEPVDRFGRLTGLPVLLNVGSEYDRRPKTDDFFVRRFRAIQTATGCTTRTDCSASTSFEEEALVELRNAYDHAKSRTLTFHPNTTSLRLRWSLRPFAPYSIPVEQVKNPEYAYGFKLALEPLTPPRADGTYAPGTEISFQLTLMDGAGKPLHPKGVLPPYNDVAPDGTESGLNYYRAFFDATTTYYRRKHRERMLMTQIVGPAQNVQPIRSIVGLGAFLDPDVDEQVVGTLERDGVFSQFATLPFSNILFGGAFIDPNLWNVVNTDTFQFTLPANAPAGTYLVTAKGRRVYLGEDLPGSTTIEIQVGTKQRTQATLTTGPCTSCHSQGGELSEVLHANDNRATCAGCHSPLEFELEGPIFVRTHFIHSRSNRFDAPLHQCSSCHLTKESIQRTSKAACLSCHKSYPDSHVEKFGPIESMYVGGGPESFNQCTGACHNQHPGSGL